In Prosthecobacter vanneervenii, the genomic stretch AAATGCCCCTGTCTGGTGCTCAAGTTGGCGGCTGAAGTCTCTGACATGAGCGAGCCGATGCGTGAGGTGCTGGCCGAGGGAAACCGCGAGGCCATCGCCATTCTGGAGCAGGTGCTGCAGGAGTGCCTCGAGAAGGGCAAGATCGCCAAATCCATCCGTCCTGCCGAGATGGCCCGCATCATTCACGACCTGTGGAATGGGGCCATGCAGCGCTCAATCGTGTGCCGTGACGTCTCCCCGCCGCGCGAGGCGCTGGATTTTATTCGCACACTTCTCGCGGCCTGATTTTCTTTTTAGCCGTAAATAAACCGACTGGTCTAATCTAAACCCAAACACATCCTATGCAACCCATCGCCCTCACCTCTGAAACTTTTGATGCCACGCTCTCCGGCACCGACCAGCCCGTCCTCGTGGACTTCTGGGCGGAATGGTGCGGCCCCTGCAAAATGATGGCTCCCATCCTCGACCAGCTGGCCAGCGAACAGGAAGGTCGCGCCACCATCGCCAAGGTGGACATCGACGCCTACCCCGACCTGCAGGCCCGCTTTGGCATCCGCGCCATCCCGACCCTGATCGTCTTCAAGAACGGCCAGCCCGTGAACACGATCACCGGCGTGAAGAGCAAGGGCTTCCTCGAAACCGCACTGGCTGCCTGATTTTTCCCCGAAAACCCAAACAACCCCCCCTCCATGTCCATCGACCTGACCCAACGCCCCCCGCGCAGTCCCCGTGTCCGCCTCGGCGGTTATGTCATCCTGCCCCGCCTGCTCGACAAATGCCGCGCCGAGATCGCCGGCAAGAACGGCGAGTACCATTACAACTGCCCGATGGATCAGCGCTTTCTGAGCTTCACGGGCATCGACCCTGAAGCACTGAAGGCCGAGGCCGCCAAGGGCCTGGGAGACGCTGATATGTTCTCCTGGATCGAGAAGACCGCGCTGCACAAACGCAGCGACTATGAGATCGCCCACTGGAGCGAATACCGCGAAAACGCCGTGCCGTCCGACAACGAGAGCCGCGAGTACATCAGCGCGCAGATCGCCAAGGCGGGCGGTGCGGCACGCGAAGACATCGGCACGTGGTTCGATTTCCTCGATTTCGACGACTACGTCTCCTTCGGCGGCAAAGCCTGAGTTCATCCCCCTGCAATCCCACACTCTCAAAACACACCCATTCAACAATATGCAAACCTCATTCCAAAACAAAGTCGTCCTCATCACCGGAGCCACCAGCGGCATTGGCAAAACCAGCGCACTCGCCTTCGCCAAAGCCGGGGCCAAGGTCGTCGTCAGCGGCCGTCGTGAAACCGAAGGCCAGGCGGTCGTGGCCGAAATCAAAGCCTCAGGCGGCGAGGCCAGCTTTGTGAAAGCCGACGTGGCCGTGGAGGCCGATGTGGCCGCGCTCGTGGCCAAAACTGTGGCCACGTATGGCCGCATCGATGTGGCATTCAACAATGCCGGCATCGAATCCACCGGCCACATCCCGGATGTGACCGAGGCCGATTACCGCCGTGTTTTTGACATCAATGTGTGGGGAGTGCTTTCTTCCATGAAGCATGAGATTCCTGTGATGCTGAAGCAGGGCGGCGGCGTCATCATCAACACCAGCAGCGTGGCCGGACACATCGGCATGGGCGGCGTCGGCGTCTATGTGGCGAGCAAGCATGCCGTGGAGGGACTCACCAAATCCGCTGCGATGGAATATGCAAAGCAAGGCATCCGTGTGAACGCGGTGGCACCTGCTGCCATCGAGACCGAGATGTTTGACCGCTTCACTGGCGGCAATGAAGATGCGCTCAATTACATGCGCAATCTGCATCCTGTGGGTCGCGTGGGGCGGTCGGAGGAGATTGCCAATCCGGTGCTCTTCCTGGCCAGCGATGCGGCTTCCTTCATCACCGGCATCTCGCTGAATGTGGACGGTGGCTTCCTGGCACAGTAACCTCCATTCTCTCGCGCCCGCGCTTTGCCTGACAGCAGAGCGCGGGCTTTTTGGTAGTTGCGCCCGATCAGCCTTGAATGGTCGCTCCTGCAGCCTTCATCTCACCAATAGCACTCGCGACATCGCCGGGCTGCAAGTTCACTCCACGACAGGCAGATTCGATCAGATTCACCTGGAAGCCTTCTTTGAGCGCATCCAGTACGGTGAACTTCACGCAGTAGTCCGTCGCGACTCCGGCGATGCTGAGCTCGGTGACGCCCTGGGCTTTCAGCCACTCTCCCATGCCGGTGGAGGCACGATGGCCGTTGTCGTAAAAGCCGCTGTAGCTGTCGATGCGCTGATTCATGCCCTTGGTGAAAACACGGGTGATGCGTCGTGTGTCGAGGCCAGGAGCAAAGAGCGCACCGCCGGTGTTTTGCACGCAGTGCACGGGCCACAGTGTCTGCGGCAGGCTGTCGAGGTCGATTTGTTCGAAGACATTCCGGCCAGGGTGATTTGCGGCGAAGCTACCGTGCTCTGCCGGATGCCAGTCCTGAGTGGCGACGACCAGCTCATACTGCGGCATGAGGCCATTCACGATGGGGATGATTTCATCGCCCCCTGATACGGCCAGCGCACCACCGGGCATGAAGTCGTTTTGGATGTCGATGAGGAGGAGCGTTTTCATATGGGGGGATTGTCAGGGGATGCGGCTGGCGCGCCACTGCGGCAGAGGTGGTCGACGAGCTTCAGCAAGGTGGGCAGACGAAACGCGCCGTGCATGGACTCGATGTGGCGTGCGGCCTCCTGCTGATCCATGCCGATGGCGGTGACAAAGAGGGGCTTCAGGCTCTCGCCACGGAAGACATGCGCTGCGTGGCGAGACTGGTCGAAGGACGTCTTTGCCACGCCGATCACCGGGATTCCTATGGCTTCATGCAGATGCCAGCCGAGGCCGGGCTCTCCGGGCCGGAGCCAGACATGGCCGTCGATGACAATCATGGAAGGCTGCTGCGGCAACTGCTTCAAGACGGCCAGTACACATGGCAGCTCCCTGCGGTAAAACTGCCCGGGCTGATAATCGGCCACTTGTGGGATATCGCAGAGGTACTGCGCACAGGCCTGCTCGTCCGCCCAGTCTGCAAACTGGATGGCGGCGGCCGTGGCTCCGTGGTCGTGGTAGCACACATCCACAGCAGTGATTAAGGCGTGGGAGACATTCACGATTTCGCTTTTTGAATGAGCTGCAGTTTCCGCTCATGCAATGTTCTTTCCACCCCGGCTGGATAAGCGTGCGGATGCTGAAGACGCTTCACGGTGGCGTGCAGATGCGTGAGCTGCTGGCGGCAGCGGTCCTGGATTTGCGGGAGCGTGGGCAGCGCGGCCACGAGTTTTCCACCTTTAAAAACCGGCTGCAACAGATCTTCATGCGAGCTCCCCGCTTCGATGACCTTGCTGCGCGTGGGATCGGTGGGATGCATGATCTCCACGGGCTCTGCGCAGCCGTGCTCCTCATCATAGATGGCATCGCCTCGGAATTCGCCGTTCAGGATAAAGCGCCGCACCTGCTGGATGCCGGGATTGCTCACCTTGACCGCATTTTCGCTGAGCTTGATCTTGGGCTCCCATTCTCCGGCTTCATTGCGGATGGCGCCTAGCTTGTACACACCGCCGAGCGCGGGTTGTGCACCGCCGGTGACCATTTGCGTGCCCACGCCCCAGACGCTGATTTTTGCGCCCTGGTGCTTGAGGCTTTCGATGAGGTTCTCGTCGAGGTCGTTGCTGGCCACGATAAAGGCGTTGGGGAAACCACCTTCGTCCAAAATACGACGAGCCTCGATGCTGAGCCAGGCGAGATCGCCTGAGTCGAGGCGGACACCGTTGAGCTCATGCCCGCGTGCGCGCAGTCGTTTGCCCACCTCCACCGCATGGCGCACGCCTTCGAGGGTGTCGTAGGTGTCCACGAGGAAGACGCAGTTGTTGGGCAGGGCCTCGGCGTAGGCATCGAAGGCCTCCAGCTCCGTCTCAAACGACATCACCCACGAGTGCGCATGCGTACCGCGCACGGGAATGCCGTGGGTCATTCCCGCGAGGACATTCGATGTGGCTGAGCAGCCGCCGATGAAGGCCGCGCGGCTGGCCATCACAGCGCCCTCCGGCCCCTGCGCACGCCGCAGGCCAAACTCCAGCACCTGCTCTCCCTGCGCCGCCAGGCACACGCGCGCCGACTTGGTGGCGATGAGCGTCTGGAAGTTGATCATATTAAGCAGCGCCGTCTCCGCCAACTGCGCCTGCACCAGCGGACCGCGAATGCGCAGCAGCGGCTCATGTGGGAAAACAACGGTGCCTTCTGGAATGGCATCCACATCGCAACGCCATTCGAGCGTGCCGAGGTAGTCGAGAAAGCCGCGATCAAAGAGCGGCTTCCCATCCCGCCCCGGCAGCGTGGCCAGATACTCCAGCTCCGCCGTGCTGAAGCGAAATCCCTGCAGCCACTTCACCACATCTCCAAGTCCTGCCGCGATGGCATAGCCGCTCGAAAACGGCAGCTTTCGGAAAAACAAATGAAACACCGCCTCCTGCTCCGCCTTGCCGCATTTCCAGTATCCGGCGGCCATGGTGAGTTGGTAAAGATCTGTGAGGAGAGGGCTGGTGGTCATTGGGGGAGTGATTAAAGGCTGTCGTTGAGGTAGTCAGCAAGACGCGGATTGATCCGGCGTGCGAAAATTCCGTGATACCACGGCGATCGCATCTGCAATGCAATCACCAGGATCGTCACCGGAGCCTGCCAAAGTAGCGACGGTGCAGGATCAAATACCTCCATGAGAAAATGCACCGCCACATTGAGCACAAACACCAGCGCCCACAGCAGCTCCAGCCGCCGCCAGACAAGGAAGACATTGCAGAACAAGAAGAAGTGCCCAACAGCAGCCGGAACCACCCACCAGAGCGCAAAATCCTTGCCCACCAGCCACCAGGTCAATCCTGCGGCAAGTAGAAGCACGCATGCGTCGCTCATGGAAAAGCGGAAGCCGTGATGACGCCGTGCTGTTTGATGGTTGGGTGTCATGATGGCAAATGTCGTGTCTATTAAATTTCAATTCCCGTCGCTGTGCCCCCAGCGGAAGTGCAGCGCCTCCACCTCGTCAATAACGGAGGAGGTGGTTGTTCGCACGCTGCCGTCTGCGACCAGATTGAGGAATGCCATGGCATCGCCAAATGGCACGCGCCCATCTTCAGCACCATAGTGAAGAATGATCCTGCCTATGCCTGCCATGTGCGCGGCGAGGATCTGCAGCAGCCCCATCAGCGTGCGGTTGCCACCGAAGGCACCGCAGCCCCACCAGCCGGTGTGGATTTCAACATCGCTCGCTGGCACCTTCCCGCGCTGAGATTCAAGCCGGGCTGCAACAAATCCGTTGTACGCCGTTTGCAGAATATCCGTGATCTGCATGCGAGTGTAGGTGCCGGTGCCGGTCGGCGAAGAGATCGCCAGTATGTTTGAGGGAACCGCTGGTTTAAGCACCGTGAGCGCACTCATCACCTGCTCCAACGTGGCTTTGCCAAAGTCGTTCCCATACAGCGGGCTGAGGTTTGTGACCGCACCGCCAAAAAGACCTTCCAGCCAGCCACGCAACCCGGACTTGGCAGGTGCGGCCCTACCAGCCAGATCCAGCACGCACTGTCGCGGCACATGAGCGACCAGCACCGGTGTGCTCACCCCATCGGCACGTGTAAGCGCTGGCAGTTCGTCATGCAGAAGCGCCTCTCGTATAGATCCCAAGATCGGATGTTCCATCACCTGCCATTCATCCTGCGCCATCAGGGGTGATCCATACGCAGCGAACAGACGCGGATCAGCAAAGTTCAGATGCCATACACCTGCATTTGAGGTGCTGTAGGTGAAGAAACCAGGCTCAGCCCTCACTGTGCAGCTCCCAAGCCTCACCTCTTCCGGCAGCAGCCCCATGCTCCAGCGTGTGAGATGAACGCGCCCCTGCGGATGCCCGCCTTCCTCAAGCACACGTTTGTAAACGGCTTGCTTGTGCGCATGCCGCCACACCGGAGGAAAATCTGCCGCCAGTTGCGCGGCATCCCATTCCATTTCTTGAAGCAAAGCAGGTTGGTTCATGGCTGCGACATCAGTTCGAATGGGAGTCCATGCTTTTATGCGATCAGCTTTTGATAGATGTCCAAAAACTTCCGGCCGATGCAGCAAAACACCACCCTCTTGATTGACGAGGGACGAGCCACGAAATCACGCACCGTTTTCACGGCTATGTCCGCTGCCTGCTCATATGGGAACCGAAAAGCGCCTGTTGAGATGGCCGGAAATGCAATGCTATTCAGCTCGTACTCCGCAGCGAGCGTCAGCGAGTTTTCGTAGCAGGCGCGAAGCAAATCTGGCTCCCCTTCACCTCCACCGTGCCAAATCGGACCCACCGTATGGATGACATGCCGAGCTTTCAGTCGGTAGCCTTTCGTTATCTTTGCTTCCCCCGTTTCACAGCCCTTGAGAGCACGGCATTCCGTCAGCAGCATAGGCCCTGCCGCATCATGAATGGCACCATCCACCCCGCCGCCGCCGAGGAGGGAGGAGTTGGCGGCGTTGACGATGGCATCGACATCGAGGGTGGTAATGTCGGCCTGGAGGGCTACAAGAGTGGTTTTCATGAATGAGGGAAGCGAATGAATTTCACCGGCACCTGCTCCACGAGCCACACGCCGTTGGTGCTGCGGTAGAAGGTGTGGCCAGCATCGTGCATGGCAGTGGCCAGGATGGTGAGGAGCACGGGTTTGCCATGACGTGCGCCGACGTCCATCGTCATCTTGGTTTCGCCGGAGAGATGAACGTGATGGCGCTGCATCTTGAGCAAGCCCTGAGTGCGGATGGAGTCGAGGAAGCGGGTGGCGGTGCCATGGTAAAGGACATTGGGCGGTACCTGCGGCTCGTAGGCGAGATCAATCTCCACCGAGTGGCCCTGACATGCGCGGATGCGGGTACCGTC encodes the following:
- a CDS encoding DUF5069 domain-containing protein — translated: MSIDLTQRPPRSPRVRLGGYVILPRLLDKCRAEIAGKNGEYHYNCPMDQRFLSFTGIDPEALKAEAAKGLGDADMFSWIEKTALHKRSDYEIAHWSEYRENAVPSDNESREYISAQIAKAGGAAREDIGTWFDFLDFDDYVSFGGKA
- a CDS encoding nicotinate phosphoribosyltransferase, whose product is MTTSPLLTDLYQLTMAAGYWKCGKAEQEAVFHLFFRKLPFSSGYAIAAGLGDVVKWLQGFRFSTAELEYLATLPGRDGKPLFDRGFLDYLGTLEWRCDVDAIPEGTVVFPHEPLLRIRGPLVQAQLAETALLNMINFQTLIATKSARVCLAAQGEQVLEFGLRRAQGPEGAVMASRAAFIGGCSATSNVLAGMTHGIPVRGTHAHSWVMSFETELEAFDAYAEALPNNCVFLVDTYDTLEGVRHAVEVGKRLRARGHELNGVRLDSGDLAWLSIEARRILDEGGFPNAFIVASNDLDENLIESLKHQGAKISVWGVGTQMVTGGAQPALGGVYKLGAIRNEAGEWEPKIKLSENAVKVSNPGIQQVRRFILNGEFRGDAIYDEEHGCAEPVEIMHPTDPTRSKVIEAGSSHEDLLQPVFKGGKLVAALPTLPQIQDRCRQQLTHLHATVKRLQHPHAYPAGVERTLHERKLQLIQKAKS
- the trxA gene encoding thioredoxin, producing MQPIALTSETFDATLSGTDQPVLVDFWAEWCGPCKMMAPILDQLASEQEGRATIAKVDIDAYPDLQARFGIRAIPTLIVFKNGQPVNTITGVKSKGFLETALAA
- a CDS encoding endonuclease V; its protein translation is MNVSHALITAVDVCYHDHGATAAAIQFADWADEQACAQYLCDIPQVADYQPGQFYRRELPCVLAVLKQLPQQPSMIVIDGHVWLRPGEPGLGWHLHEAIGIPVIGVAKTSFDQSRHAAHVFRGESLKPLFVTAIGMDQQEAARHIESMHGAFRLPTLLKLVDHLCRSGAPAASPDNPPI
- the pncA gene encoding bifunctional nicotinamidase/pyrazinamidase — translated: MKTLLLIDIQNDFMPGGALAVSGGDEIIPIVNGLMPQYELVVATQDWHPAEHGSFAANHPGRNVFEQIDLDSLPQTLWPVHCVQNTGGALFAPGLDTRRITRVFTKGMNQRIDSYSGFYDNGHRASTGMGEWLKAQGVTELSIAGVATDYCVKFTVLDALKEGFQVNLIESACRGVNLQPGDVASAIGEMKAAGATIQG
- a CDS encoding SDR family oxidoreductase — encoded protein: MQTSFQNKVVLITGATSGIGKTSALAFAKAGAKVVVSGRRETEGQAVVAEIKASGGEASFVKADVAVEADVAALVAKTVATYGRIDVAFNNAGIESTGHIPDVTEADYRRVFDINVWGVLSSMKHEIPVMLKQGGGVIINTSSVAGHIGMGGVGVYVASKHAVEGLTKSAAMEYAKQGIRVNAVAPAAIETEMFDRFTGGNEDALNYMRNLHPVGRVGRSEEIANPVLFLASDAASFITGISLNVDGGFLAQ
- a CDS encoding O-acetyl-ADP-ribose deacetylase; protein product: MKTTLVALQADITTLDVDAIVNAANSSLLGGGGVDGAIHDAAGPMLLTECRALKGCETGEAKITKGYRLKARHVIHTVGPIWHGGGEGEPDLLRACYENSLTLAAEYELNSIAFPAISTGAFRFPYEQAADIAVKTVRDFVARPSSIKRVVFCCIGRKFLDIYQKLIA
- a CDS encoding RNA 2'-phosphotransferase; its protein translation is MNPAQTTRASKFLSLVLRHQPETAFLTLDSAGWTCVEELLRGCAKARRPITREQLQHIVDTNAKKRFEFSPDGTRIRACQGHSVEIDLAYEPQVPPNVLYHGTATRFLDSIRTQGLLKMQRHHVHLSGETKMTMDVGARHGKPVLLTILATAMHDAGHTFYRSTNGVWLVEQVPVKFIRFPHS